A window of Desulfovibrio sp. contains these coding sequences:
- a CDS encoding carbon-phosphorus lyase complex subunit PhnI yields the protein MYVAVKGGEKAINAAHKLLARARRGDTAVPELGVDQIMEQLSLSVDRVMAEGALYAPELAALAVKQARGDLVEAVFLLRAFRTTLSRFGSSLPVNTAAMRIRRRISATYKDIPGGQVLGHTFDYTHRLLDASLLTRAARDFCGSLAEQATQESLQATAAPAQTLPESPQPESPRSYAKVMDFLEKEGLLPTPAEEDANAPSAAPTDITRGALTLPAGRDARLQNLARGDEGLMLALAYSTQRGYGSTHPFAGEIRMGSVEVSFVPEELGFAVVVARLPLTECETVNKFHGGNGVKPCFTRGYGLSFGENERKALSMALVDRALQSADYDEPIKGPAQDEEFVLSHSDNVEASGFVQHLKLPHYVDFQAELALVRGMRRAMEDTDAAANSAGEGERQ from the coding sequence ATGTATGTTGCTGTAAAAGGTGGCGAAAAAGCCATCAATGCCGCCCACAAATTGCTGGCCCGGGCGCGCCGGGGCGACACCGCCGTGCCGGAGCTGGGTGTGGATCAGATTATGGAGCAGCTTTCCCTGTCCGTAGACAGGGTCATGGCCGAAGGTGCGCTGTACGCGCCGGAACTTGCCGCTCTGGCGGTCAAGCAGGCCAGGGGCGATCTCGTTGAAGCCGTTTTTCTGCTACGGGCCTTCCGCACCACGCTGAGCCGCTTTGGCTCTTCCCTGCCCGTCAACACCGCTGCCATGCGGATACGGCGGCGCATCTCCGCCACGTATAAAGACATCCCCGGCGGGCAGGTGCTGGGGCATACCTTTGATTATACCCACCGCCTGCTGGATGCTTCATTGCTGACCCGCGCTGCCAGGGATTTTTGCGGCTCACTCGCGGAACAGGCCACGCAGGAAAGCTTGCAGGCCACTGCCGCACCGGCACAGACCCTGCCGGAAAGCCCGCAGCCAGAATCTCCCCGCAGCTATGCAAAGGTCATGGATTTTCTTGAAAAAGAAGGTCTTTTGCCCACTCCGGCAGAAGAAGACGCCAACGCGCCCTCTGCCGCCCCCACCGACATCACACGCGGCGCGCTTACCCTGCCCGCAGGGCGTGACGCGCGGCTGCAAAATCTGGCGCGCGGCGACGAGGGCCTGATGCTGGCCCTGGCCTATTCCACCCAGCGCGGCTACGGCTCCACCCATCCCTTTGCGGGCGAAATACGCATGGGTTCGGTAGAAGTAAGCTTTGTACCCGAGGAACTGGGCTTTGCCGTGGTGGTAGCGCGTCTGCCCCTCACGGAATGCGAAACCGTCAACAAATTTCATGGCGGCAACGGCGTGAAGCCCTGTTTTACGCGGGGCTACGGTCTGAGCTTCGGCGAAAACGAGCGCAAGGCCCTGAGCATGGCCCTGGTGGACAGAGCCTTGCAGTCGGCGGACTACGACGAGCCCATCAAAGGCCCGGCCCAGGATGAGGAATTTGTGCTCAGTCACAGCGACAATGTGGAAGCCTCGGGTTTTGTGCAGCACCTAAAGCTACCGCATTATGTGGATTTTCAGGCCGAGCTGGCCCTGGTGCGCGGCATGCGCCGGGCCATGGAAGACACTGATGCCGCCGCCAACAGCGCTGGCGAAGGGGAACGGCAATGA
- the phnH gene encoding phosphonate C-P lyase system protein PhnH, with the protein MTVLAHGFANPVLDCQCYYRAVLDAMSRPARPVPLPALPPMPVPGNAFGSGMAALALTLCDGETPLWLQPELRTEALHTYLRFHCGAPLTEDPALAAFAFIASPLIMPPLAAFAQGSAPCPEQSATLVLAVRLTGPADFSAAGPGIGGPDTGGTGVRPLACKGLPQTFAEQWHANHQAYPQGVDVLLLDDNLSGNGAFMAGLPRTTSISAMPQAPEA; encoded by the coding sequence ATGACCGTCCTGGCGCATGGATTTGCAAACCCCGTACTGGACTGCCAATGCTACTATCGTGCCGTGCTGGACGCCATGAGCCGCCCCGCCCGCCCCGTGCCCCTTCCGGCGCTGCCGCCCATGCCGGTTCCGGGCAACGCTTTCGGCTCCGGCATGGCCGCGCTGGCCCTGACCCTGTGCGACGGCGAAACCCCGCTGTGGCTGCAGCCTGAACTGCGCACCGAGGCGCTGCACACCTATCTGCGTTTTCACTGCGGCGCACCCCTTACGGAAGACCCCGCCCTCGCCGCCTTTGCCTTTATTGCCTCCCCCCTGATCATGCCCCCTCTCGCCGCCTTTGCCCAAGGTTCGGCCCCCTGCCCGGAGCAGAGCGCCACCCTGGTGCTGGCCGTGCGTCTGACAGGCCCAGCGGACTTCAGCGCTGCCGGGCCAGGCATCGGCGGGCCGGATACGGGCGGCACTGGCGTGCGGCCTCTGGCGTGCAAAGGACTGCCCCAGACCTTTGCGGAGCAGTGGCACGCCAACCATCAGGCCTACCCTCAGGGCGTTGACGTGCTGCTGCTGGACGACAACCTGTCCGGCAACGGAGCCTTCATGGCGGGCTTGCCCCGCACAACCAGCATAAGCGCGATGCCGCAAGCGCCGGAGGCCTGA
- the phnG gene encoding phosphonate C-P lyase system protein PhnG: MTLSKNAVALTRPQWMRLLALAPEDTLQELLHPLAQAVSYTFLRRPEAGLLMVEGKTGGARFNLGEMLITRCAVTLSPAPGQQDGAAPSASAGRYALPDSPVQGYAWICGNRPRHAELAALCDALMQLPGYATRLSLELFDHLRAREAHEAAEEERATAPTRVDFFTLARGEDA, translated from the coding sequence ATGACCCTTTCCAAAAACGCGGTTGCGCTGACGCGGCCGCAATGGATGCGCCTGCTGGCCCTTGCGCCGGAGGACACCCTGCAGGAGTTGCTGCATCCCCTGGCACAGGCGGTGAGCTACACGTTTTTGCGCAGACCAGAGGCAGGCTTGCTGATGGTGGAAGGCAAAACCGGCGGCGCGCGGTTCAATCTGGGCGAAATGCTCATCACGCGCTGTGCCGTCACCCTGTCCCCCGCTCCTGGACAGCAGGACGGGGCAGCGCCTTCCGCCAGCGCAGGGCGCTACGCCCTGCCGGACAGCCCCGTGCAGGGCTATGCCTGGATATGCGGCAACAGGCCGCGCCACGCCGAACTGGCAGCGCTGTGCGATGCGCTCATGCAGCTGCCGGGCTACGCCACGCGCCTCAGCCTGGAACTTTTTGACCATCTGCGCGCGCGTGAAGCGCATGAGGCTGCTGAAGAAGAACGCGCAACGGCCCCCACGCGGGTGGACTTTTTTACGCTGGCGCGGGGAGAAGACGCATGA
- a CDS encoding phage protein GemA/Gp16 family protein, with the protein MDKERMRLGLYRKIEIARKQLPAMDEEAFRQRLESSFGVRSRTELSIHQLSQLVHEFAIQDGVQYTAPAKSRNKTVRPHSRPDWIEITDNMEFAEEKRQILAIWRKLGYSMSSLDTRVKRAFGVPVFVWLKNRGHISSLLTDLQRREKAFERKQAKEGQAGELS; encoded by the coding sequence GTGGATAAAGAAAGAATGCGTCTTGGGCTGTATAGAAAAATTGAAATTGCCCGTAAGCAGCTTCCGGCAATGGATGAAGAAGCTTTTCGGCAACGGCTGGAAAGCAGCTTTGGCGTTCGCAGCCGCACGGAGCTTTCAATTCACCAGCTATCGCAACTGGTACATGAGTTTGCCATACAGGATGGCGTGCAATACACGGCTCCGGCGAAATCACGAAACAAGACCGTGCGCCCGCACTCGCGCCCAGACTGGATTGAAATTACCGACAATATGGAGTTTGCCGAAGAAAAACGCCAGATTTTAGCGATTTGGCGCAAACTTGGTTACTCCATGAGCAGTCTTGATACGCGAGTTAAACGGGCGTTCGGCGTGCCGGTGTTTGTGTGGCTCAAGAACCGGGGCCATATATCGTCATTACTGACTGATTTACAGCGCCGCGAAAAGGCATTTGAGCGCAAGCAGGCCAAGGAAGGTCAAGCCGGTGAGCTTTCCTGA